A portion of the Acidisarcina polymorpha genome contains these proteins:
- the mgrA gene encoding L-glyceraldehyde 3-phosphate reductase, whose protein sequence is MEKTYVPDEKRYDGATFRRCGRSGIVLPPVSLGLWQNFGGIDAFETGRAMIRRAFDRGVTHFDLANNYGPPYGSAEENFGEIMRKDFRAHRNELLISSKAGWDMWPGPYGIGGSRKYLLASLDESLQRMGLEYVDIFYSHRPTMDVPLEETMGALIQAVRQGKALYVGISSYSPERTREAAQILREGGVPLLIHQPSYSMLNRWVEEGLLDTLGELGVGCIAFSPLAQGLLTDKYLHGVPENSRAQAQGSFLKEFLSDDNLGRVRALSEIAKRRGQTLAQMAIAWVLRDRRVTSALIGARHVKQLDSSLDAIHKLEFNQAELEEIDHYAKDGAIDLWKSAREGAA, encoded by the coding sequence TTGGAAAAGACTTATGTACCGGATGAGAAGCGCTACGACGGAGCGACATTCCGGCGATGCGGGCGGTCGGGGATAGTTTTGCCGCCGGTGTCGCTTGGCTTATGGCAGAACTTCGGCGGCATCGATGCTTTTGAGACCGGACGGGCGATGATCCGGCGAGCCTTTGACCGGGGTGTGACCCACTTCGACCTGGCGAACAACTACGGGCCTCCTTACGGCTCCGCCGAGGAGAACTTTGGTGAGATTATGCGAAAGGATTTCCGCGCCCACCGCAATGAACTGCTGATCTCCTCGAAGGCTGGATGGGACATGTGGCCTGGCCCTTATGGGATTGGCGGCTCGCGAAAGTACCTGCTGGCATCGCTCGATGAAAGCCTGCAGCGCATGGGGCTCGAGTATGTCGATATTTTCTATTCCCATCGCCCAACCATGGATGTACCGCTCGAAGAAACCATGGGAGCTCTTATTCAAGCGGTGCGCCAGGGGAAGGCACTTTACGTTGGCATTTCGTCCTATAGTCCCGAACGGACCCGCGAAGCCGCGCAGATTTTGAGAGAGGGCGGCGTCCCTCTGCTGATTCACCAACCGTCGTATTCGATGCTGAACCGTTGGGTGGAAGAGGGGCTGCTCGACACGCTGGGAGAACTCGGGGTCGGTTGCATCGCGTTTTCTCCTCTGGCTCAAGGCCTATTAACCGACAAATACCTGCACGGAGTACCCGAGAACTCGCGAGCCCAGGCGCAGGGTTCGTTTCTGAAAGAGTTCTTAAGCGACGACAATCTTGGCCGGGTTCGTGCACTAAGCGAGATTGCAAAGCGACGCGGACAGACACTGGCGCAGATGGCGATCGCGTGGGTTCTGCGCGACCGGCGCGTGACCTCTGCGCTGATCGGAGCACGGCATGTGAAGCAGCTTGACAGTTCTCTCGATGCAATTCACAAACTCGAATTCAATCAAGCAGAGCTGGAGGAGATTGATCACTACGCTAAAGACGGAGCTATCGACCTCTGGAAGAGCGCGCGGGAAGGAGCGGCGTAG
- a CDS encoding glycoside hydrolase family 18 protein, with amino-acid sequence MFSDRPPGDPSSFWLLGQFGGWRTRTAILLVLLLAQVRGATAQPVVTAYVFAKDSLIAPAQIDARKLTRVNYAFANIAKGRMVEGYASDEANFATLNSLKLENPGLTVLVSVGGWLWSGGFSDMALTPASRAIFIDSVADFVVRYKLDGLDIDWEYPGMAGAGNPFRSEDKQNYTLLLKELRERFDKVEKQIHRRLYITIATGASTEFLEHTDMRTVQKLVDTVNLMSYDYYEPGVDKITGNHAPLFVDPSDPKAVSADQSVRDFEQAGVPASKLVLGVPFYGHVWGQVPPLNHGLFQAGAPVPNAFANYASIATTMLGQGYSRYWNEKASVPYLYNAEKRIFVSYEDAESLSVKCKYVLDHHLAGVMFWDYTSDPSGALLGAIHSALRPSAKDAQK; translated from the coding sequence ATGTTCTCCGATCGCCCCCCAGGCGATCCATCTTCGTTCTGGCTTTTAGGTCAATTTGGCGGGTGGCGCACCAGGACTGCCATTCTGCTTGTTCTTCTGTTGGCGCAAGTGCGAGGCGCTACCGCGCAGCCAGTTGTAACCGCTTATGTTTTTGCGAAAGACAGCCTGATCGCCCCGGCTCAAATCGACGCCCGGAAGCTCACGCGGGTGAACTACGCATTTGCCAATATCGCTAAAGGCCGCATGGTGGAAGGCTATGCGAGCGATGAAGCAAATTTTGCCACTCTCAACTCATTGAAACTCGAAAATCCTGGCCTGACGGTGCTGGTATCGGTAGGAGGGTGGCTATGGTCGGGAGGATTCTCCGATATGGCGTTGACGCCGGCCAGCCGCGCCATCTTCATCGACAGCGTGGCGGATTTTGTCGTGCGCTACAAGCTCGATGGACTGGACATTGATTGGGAATATCCCGGTATGGCCGGAGCAGGGAACCCCTTCCGGTCCGAAGACAAGCAGAACTACACGCTGTTGCTCAAAGAACTGCGCGAGCGCTTCGACAAGGTCGAGAAGCAGATCCATCGCCGACTCTACATCACCATCGCTACCGGCGCATCAACCGAGTTTCTGGAGCACACCGACATGAGGACCGTGCAGAAGCTCGTCGACACGGTCAACCTGATGAGCTACGACTACTATGAGCCAGGAGTGGATAAGATCACCGGCAACCACGCGCCATTGTTTGTCGATCCCTCCGATCCAAAAGCGGTTTCTGCAGATCAATCCGTAAGGGATTTCGAGCAAGCCGGTGTGCCCGCATCCAAACTGGTGCTGGGCGTACCTTTCTACGGGCACGTATGGGGACAGGTTCCGCCGTTGAATCATGGTTTGTTTCAGGCAGGAGCGCCCGTACCCAACGCCTTCGCCAACTACGCGTCAATCGCGACTACCATGCTGGGTCAGGGCTACTCTCGTTATTGGAATGAGAAGGCTTCGGTGCCCTACCTATACAACGCCGAGAAGCGAATCTTCGTCTCCTATGAAGATGCCGAGTCGCTTTCGGTGAAGTGCAAGTACGTGCTGGATCATCATCTCGCGGGAGTCATGTTCTGGGACTATACGAGCGATCCCTCGGGCGCATTGCTCGGCGCGATCCATTCGGCGCTCAGGCCAAGTGCCAAGGACGCTCAAAAGTGA
- a CDS encoding KdsC family phosphatase — protein sequence MSDTMLASLASPDVLSRARKIKLFLMDVDGTLTDGGVCLIGRVAAEGPEAGAVTEMKVFNAQDGQGLSLAHTMGIQTGFITGRHSPAVAQRAKELKVRFVYLGQAKKTVAFEECVKQAGVSEEEVAYMGDDLPDIPLAQRAGLAVCVANGAPELQAVCHYTTSRLAGQGAAREIVELILKSQGRWEEAVPLALA from the coding sequence ATGTCCGATACCATGCTTGCTTCCCTGGCCTCGCCCGATGTGCTCTCTCGTGCCCGCAAGATCAAGCTCTTCCTCATGGATGTGGACGGCACCCTCACTGATGGGGGCGTCTGCCTGATCGGAAGGGTGGCCGCGGAAGGCCCGGAAGCCGGGGCGGTCACCGAGATGAAGGTCTTCAACGCTCAGGATGGTCAAGGCCTGTCTCTGGCCCACACCATGGGCATTCAGACTGGGTTCATCACCGGACGCCACTCCCCCGCGGTCGCACAACGCGCCAAAGAGTTGAAGGTTCGCTTCGTCTATCTCGGTCAAGCTAAAAAGACCGTGGCTTTCGAGGAATGTGTCAAGCAGGCCGGAGTTTCCGAAGAAGAGGTCGCGTACATGGGCGACGATCTCCCCGACATCCCCCTCGCCCAGCGCGCTGGACTTGCGGTATGCGTGGCCAACGGCGCCCCGGAGTTGCAAGCAGTCTGTCATTACACCACAAGCCGCCTGGCCGGCCAAGGCGCCGCGCGAGAGATCGTGGAACTCATTCTTAAATCGCAGGGCCGGTGGGAGGAAGCAGTTCCTCTGGCATTGGCATAA
- a CDS encoding glycosyl hydrolase 2 galactose-binding domain-containing protein — MTTSRRDFLKNTMIASAGISLPALPALASSSHEANEVLAQAAQSSGASSGVDLGFTRGIGLYPGAPSENFAPELIIDASTYRNLALLRPAYHSSSYDYNLTAQLVTDGIKDTHLPTWISTSVSGRGILPKAEREMLLDHFHSNLIELEGPQVVVQFRIGGGEEAPSVDRLAVFAVLSDKIPVESLTFTVSVSEDGREWQPVGKANASEPLSPTDYPPDITRGRHLFYPSIPLQQTSQHRYYQVECACSSADFAEMQWGLGQVEFYQGERRVQIGGPYSFTSAWMSAGLDEEWVYVDLGARCEFDRIALYWIARAAEGSVQVSDDARSWSHVLPLPGGSAMVDDLKLATPAKGRYVRVLMTRPTSPDGYILSELEVYGRGGPIVKPRAMPLAQSERRIDLAGGAWRLQRASLVTGTGESLSHPEFKNEDWVVATVPGTALTSYFNARAIPDPNFGENQLHISDSFFCSDFWYRTEFNIAPIPAGEIAWLNLDGINWKADVFLNGEKLGRIEGGFHRGQFDITAKLAAGKPNILVLKVEKNATPGSTKQKTLENVGKNGGALGADNPTYHASIGWDWIPTIRGRNSGIWGNVYLTLTGQVTLENPFITCKLPLPDTSSAEVTVNVDLVNHGTKPISGTLRGLFGSVPFEQHVVVEASTRKSIQLDPTTHPELRLKSPELWWPAGYGAPHLYDVELRFEMKDRKVLDKKTFKAGVRQFTYSEENSALKIWINGRRFIARGGNWGFGESMLRYRAREYDASVRYHREMNFTMIRNWVGQIGDDAFYEACDRHGIVVWQDFWLANPWDGPIPEDNDLFMSNAKDFVLRIRNHASIGLYCGRNEGIPPKPLEDAIRKMLPQLHPGLHYIPSSADLVVSGHGPYQALPPVNYFRIVDAKLHSEIGMPNIPSLESVKAMMPETALWPQGLSWGLHDFCLDGAQGGSGFRSIIDHGYGGATSAEEWISLAQFVNYEGYRAMFEAQSKYRMGLLLWMSHPCWPSFVWQTYDYFLEPTSAYFGCKKASEPLHIQWNRLTDTVEVVNYNGGNATGLTAKVDILNMNGSTMWSKTATLDSAEDSTSQCIPMEYPTGLDPVHFLRLSLTRGATVLSKNIYMRGRDENDYRAIRQLAKAKVRTVTSAERQGDLWWLTTNIENTSAYPALMVRLQAVRESTGDRILPAIYEDNYLTLMPGDRQTIKTELRHADTRGERPRMVIGGFNVEPIS, encoded by the coding sequence ATGACCACATCCAGACGGGATTTTCTGAAGAACACGATGATCGCGAGCGCAGGAATTTCCCTGCCCGCTCTGCCGGCTTTGGCGTCTTCTTCGCACGAGGCAAATGAAGTGTTAGCTCAGGCGGCCCAGTCATCCGGTGCATCTTCTGGGGTCGACTTAGGGTTTACTCGCGGTATCGGTCTCTATCCTGGTGCTCCCTCTGAGAATTTTGCTCCCGAGCTAATAATCGACGCGTCCACCTACCGGAACCTGGCGCTACTTCGACCCGCCTATCATTCCAGCAGCTACGACTACAACCTGACCGCGCAGCTCGTGACCGACGGCATCAAGGACACCCATCTTCCAACTTGGATTTCTACGTCGGTAAGCGGGCGCGGCATCCTGCCAAAGGCCGAGCGGGAGATGCTCCTCGATCACTTTCATTCCAACCTGATCGAGCTAGAAGGTCCGCAGGTGGTAGTCCAGTTCAGGATCGGCGGCGGGGAGGAAGCCCCGTCGGTCGATCGTCTCGCTGTATTCGCGGTGCTCTCGGACAAAATTCCCGTGGAGAGCTTGACCTTTACAGTTTCAGTCTCCGAGGATGGCCGCGAGTGGCAGCCCGTCGGCAAAGCCAACGCCTCAGAGCCTCTTTCTCCAACGGACTATCCGCCGGATATTACCCGAGGAAGACACCTCTTCTATCCTTCCATTCCTCTTCAGCAGACCTCTCAGCATCGGTACTACCAGGTAGAGTGCGCGTGCTCATCGGCGGACTTCGCCGAGATGCAATGGGGTCTCGGTCAGGTGGAGTTCTACCAAGGTGAGCGGCGTGTCCAGATCGGTGGCCCATACAGCTTTACCAGCGCGTGGATGAGCGCAGGACTCGACGAGGAATGGGTTTACGTCGACCTTGGCGCTCGATGTGAATTCGACCGGATCGCCCTGTACTGGATTGCTCGCGCAGCGGAGGGTTCGGTGCAGGTGTCTGACGACGCCAGATCCTGGAGCCACGTGCTTCCTCTTCCCGGCGGATCGGCAATGGTCGACGATCTCAAGCTGGCAACGCCGGCGAAAGGCCGCTATGTGCGCGTGCTGATGACGCGCCCAACCTCTCCCGATGGATACATACTGAGCGAACTCGAAGTCTATGGAAGAGGCGGCCCGATCGTTAAGCCAAGAGCCATGCCTTTAGCCCAAAGTGAAAGACGCATCGACCTGGCCGGAGGTGCTTGGCGGTTGCAACGCGCAAGTCTTGTCACAGGTACTGGAGAATCTCTATCGCACCCCGAGTTCAAAAATGAGGATTGGGTGGTCGCGACTGTTCCCGGCACGGCACTCACCTCCTATTTCAATGCCCGCGCCATCCCGGATCCTAACTTCGGCGAGAACCAGCTTCACATCTCGGATTCCTTCTTCTGCTCGGATTTCTGGTACCGGACCGAGTTCAATATTGCCCCGATCCCTGCCGGAGAGATTGCGTGGCTCAACCTGGACGGCATCAACTGGAAGGCAGATGTCTTTCTCAATGGCGAGAAGTTGGGACGCATTGAAGGCGGCTTTCATCGCGGCCAGTTCGACATCACCGCCAAGCTGGCAGCCGGAAAACCGAACATCCTGGTATTGAAGGTTGAAAAGAACGCTACGCCGGGCAGCACCAAGCAGAAGACGCTCGAGAACGTCGGTAAAAACGGAGGCGCACTCGGCGCCGATAATCCGACCTATCACGCCTCGATAGGTTGGGATTGGATCCCGACCATTCGGGGAAGGAACAGTGGTATCTGGGGCAATGTTTATTTGACCTTAACCGGGCAGGTGACACTCGAGAACCCCTTCATCACCTGCAAACTGCCGCTTCCCGACACCTCAAGCGCCGAAGTAACGGTCAACGTGGATTTGGTCAACCACGGAACTAAGCCCATCTCCGGGACTTTGCGCGGACTTTTCGGCAGCGTACCGTTCGAACAGCATGTCGTTGTGGAAGCTTCGACACGAAAGAGCATCCAGCTCGATCCCACAACGCATCCAGAGCTGCGCCTGAAAAGTCCAGAGTTGTGGTGGCCTGCGGGCTATGGAGCCCCCCACCTCTATGACGTCGAGCTCAGATTCGAGATGAAGGACCGGAAGGTGCTCGACAAGAAAACGTTCAAGGCGGGTGTCCGTCAGTTTACCTACAGCGAAGAAAACAGCGCGCTCAAGATATGGATCAATGGACGCCGGTTCATCGCCCGGGGCGGGAATTGGGGCTTCGGGGAATCGATGCTCCGCTACCGCGCTCGCGAGTATGATGCTTCCGTTCGTTATCACCGTGAGATGAACTTCACCATGATCCGCAACTGGGTTGGCCAGATCGGAGACGATGCTTTTTACGAGGCTTGCGATCGACATGGAATCGTCGTATGGCAAGATTTTTGGCTCGCCAACCCGTGGGACGGTCCGATTCCCGAAGATAACGACCTCTTCATGAGCAACGCAAAAGATTTTGTGTTGCGAATTCGCAATCACGCCAGCATCGGACTCTACTGCGGCAGAAACGAAGGCATTCCTCCGAAGCCGTTAGAAGACGCTATCCGCAAGATGCTGCCCCAGCTCCATCCAGGACTGCACTACATTCCAAGCTCCGCCGACCTCGTTGTCAGCGGTCACGGTCCTTATCAGGCGCTGCCGCCGGTGAATTACTTCCGCATCGTGGATGCCAAGCTGCATAGCGAGATCGGTATGCCGAACATCCCCTCGCTTGAAAGTGTGAAAGCAATGATGCCTGAAACCGCTCTGTGGCCCCAGGGGCTCAGTTGGGGACTGCACGACTTTTGCCTCGACGGGGCGCAGGGTGGCAGCGGTTTCCGATCCATCATCGATCATGGCTATGGGGGCGCTACCAGCGCCGAAGAGTGGATCTCGCTCGCGCAATTCGTGAACTACGAGGGCTATCGGGCGATGTTCGAGGCGCAGAGCAAATATCGCATGGGCCTGCTGTTATGGATGAGCCATCCCTGCTGGCCGTCGTTTGTATGGCAAACCTACGATTATTTTCTCGAACCCACCTCCGCTTACTTCGGCTGCAAAAAAGCGTCCGAACCGCTGCACATCCAATGGAACCGCCTGACCGACACCGTGGAAGTGGTGAACTACAACGGCGGGAATGCCACTGGACTTACCGCCAAGGTCGACATCTTGAACATGAACGGGTCGACCATGTGGTCGAAGACCGCTACTCTCGATAGCGCTGAAGACAGTACCTCTCAATGCATTCCGATGGAGTATCCAACCGGCCTCGATCCGGTGCATTTCCTGCGACTATCCCTGACACGCGGAGCAACCGTCCTCTCCAAAAATATCTACATGCGCGGGCGAGACGAGAATGACTACCGGGCAATCCGCCAACTGGCAAAAGCCAAGGTGAGGACTGTCACCAGCGCGGAGCGGCAAGGCGACCTCTGGTGGCTGACCACCAATATCGAAAACACCTCGGCCTACCCGGCTTTGATGGTGCGACTGCAGGCCGTCCGGGAAAGCACCGGGGACCGCATTCTTCCCGCTATCTACGAAGACAATTACCTTACGCTTATGCCCGGCGATCGCCAGACGATCAAAACCGAGCTGCGTCACGCTGATACTCGCGGAGAAAGACCCCGCATGGTGATTGGAGGATTCAACGTAGAGCCGATCTCCTAA
- a CDS encoding SDR family oxidoreductase has product MAGRLQGKVALITAAGQGIGRASALSFAAEGATVWATDINQAALETLAAERPGIQTRVLNVRNEEAIQAIARELGTLDVLFNCAGFVHQGSILECSEEDWAFSFDLNVTSMYRTCRTFLPGMIAARKGSIVNMSSVASSIKGAPNRFVYGATKAAVIGLTKAIAADYVTQGIRCNAICPGTIETPSLGERVAAQTDAHRDLETVRAAFVARQPMGRLGRPEEIAAAALYLASDESSFMTGQMIVADGGWSN; this is encoded by the coding sequence ATGGCAGGCAGGCTTCAAGGCAAGGTCGCACTGATCACGGCGGCGGGGCAGGGAATCGGACGAGCGTCAGCACTCAGCTTCGCGGCTGAAGGCGCCACTGTCTGGGCGACTGACATCAACCAAGCGGCACTTGAGACATTGGCGGCAGAGCGCCCCGGCATCCAGACCCGCGTTTTGAATGTACGCAACGAAGAAGCGATCCAGGCGATTGCCCGGGAGCTTGGGACGCTCGATGTGCTCTTCAACTGTGCCGGGTTCGTCCATCAAGGAAGCATTCTTGAATGTTCCGAGGAGGATTGGGCGTTCTCTTTCGATCTGAACGTGACCTCGATGTACCGCACCTGTCGCACCTTTCTGCCGGGGATGATTGCGGCGCGCAAAGGGAGCATCGTCAATATGTCGTCCGTGGCTTCAAGCATCAAGGGGGCGCCGAATCGCTTTGTCTATGGGGCGACCAAGGCGGCCGTAATCGGCTTGACCAAAGCCATCGCCGCGGATTACGTCACCCAGGGCATTCGCTGCAACGCAATCTGCCCAGGGACCATCGAGACTCCATCGCTCGGCGAGCGGGTGGCAGCCCAGACCGACGCCCATCGCGATCTGGAGACGGTGCGTGCCGCCTTCGTCGCGCGTCAGCCAATGGGCCGTCTCGGGCGTCCGGAAGAGATCGCTGCTGCGGCCCTTTATCTGGCCTCCGACGAGTCGTCTTTCATGACTGGACAAATGATTGTCGCGGACGGCGGCTGGAGCAACTAA
- a CDS encoding SDR family NAD(P)-dependent oxidoreductase, which yields MGPFAIYPSLRDKVVLITGGGSGIGAAFVEHFALQGAKVAFFDIATDSAESLLDSLSTRCAHQPYFLACDVTDTQTLRQMIAKTSADLGNITILVNNAASDNRHSFEEVTPEYWDERIAINLKHQFFAAQAVAAGMKAAGGGSIINMSSIAWMIPSPQVAVYATAKAAIVGMTRSLAHALGAGNIRVNCVLPGAILTERQRRLWMTPEYLEQTIALQCIKRTLLPEDVARLVLFLGSDDSAAITNQSHIVDGGWI from the coding sequence ATGGGCCCTTTTGCAATCTATCCCAGCCTCCGAGACAAGGTAGTTCTAATTACCGGTGGAGGGTCGGGGATTGGCGCCGCCTTTGTGGAACACTTCGCCCTACAGGGGGCTAAAGTCGCTTTTTTCGACATCGCCACTGACTCTGCAGAGAGCCTGCTTGATTCGCTTTCGACACGATGCGCGCATCAGCCGTACTTCCTAGCCTGCGATGTGACGGACACTCAGACGCTCAGGCAGATGATTGCCAAGACCTCCGCCGACCTTGGAAACATAACAATCCTGGTCAACAATGCTGCCAGTGACAATCGACATTCTTTCGAAGAAGTAACCCCTGAATACTGGGACGAACGGATAGCCATCAACCTGAAGCATCAGTTCTTTGCCGCGCAGGCTGTCGCCGCAGGGATGAAGGCGGCCGGCGGAGGTTCGATCATCAATATGAGCTCGATTGCCTGGATGATCCCATCCCCCCAGGTTGCTGTCTACGCTACCGCCAAAGCCGCCATTGTCGGCATGACTCGTTCGCTCGCGCACGCGCTCGGAGCCGGCAACATCCGGGTGAACTGCGTGCTTCCCGGCGCGATCTTGACTGAACGCCAGCGGCGGCTGTGGATGACGCCGGAGTACCTGGAGCAGACCATCGCTCTTCAATGCATCAAGCGAACTCTTCTGCCCGAGGATGTCGCGAGGCTCGTGCTCTTTCTCGGCTCGGATGACAGCGCGGCCATTACCAACCAAAGTCACATCGTCGACGGCGGTTGGATTTAA
- a CDS encoding acyltransferase family protein yields the protein MLRPSAAVLDPPLKVSTAALNKTEPPSRKSRLPALTGLRSFAALNLVFFHFGDPKDFGWFSPIVDNGYTSVSFFLLLSGFILAYNYTDRAARGEMNVREFWVARLSRLYPVYLFSLIISLAMLETEYHSQSRPMFFAGFFLTLTLLQGWSPALSTFWNTPAWTMCTEAFFYLLFPLALRWKRPRKIRWLFALLMSFWLVGMLCPALYTWLHPDGDLHPDRYSNGWWMRALKFTPPPHVPSFLFGIVLADLNERFPLENRWRLLLGFAGLGSLYFVLSNGDRLPYVFLHDGLLMPLFGLTILGLAGKNILARLFGFLPFVMLGEASYCLYLLHFNLWTLMHDSGVLQKTGLVRLDPWFSYLLLVLAAVMTMKWIERPGQRLIRRLAKG from the coding sequence GTGCTCAGACCGTCTGCGGCAGTACTTGATCCACCCCTCAAAGTTTCGACGGCGGCGCTGAACAAAACGGAGCCTCCCAGCAGAAAATCTCGCCTTCCAGCGCTCACTGGATTGCGAAGCTTCGCGGCTTTGAATCTGGTGTTCTTCCACTTCGGCGATCCAAAAGACTTTGGCTGGTTCTCGCCGATCGTCGACAATGGCTATACGTCGGTAAGCTTCTTTCTTTTGTTATCCGGCTTCATTCTGGCCTACAACTACACCGATCGGGCGGCCCGCGGCGAGATGAATGTGCGCGAGTTTTGGGTTGCGCGTCTCTCCCGGCTCTACCCTGTCTACCTTTTCAGCCTGATTATTTCGCTGGCAATGCTCGAGACGGAATACCACTCGCAAAGCCGGCCGATGTTCTTTGCCGGATTTTTCCTGACTCTCACCCTCCTGCAAGGGTGGAGTCCGGCGCTCTCGACCTTCTGGAACACGCCTGCCTGGACGATGTGCACCGAGGCATTCTTCTATCTGCTATTTCCGCTCGCCCTCCGCTGGAAGCGTCCGCGTAAAATTCGCTGGTTATTTGCACTCTTGATGTCGTTCTGGCTAGTGGGCATGCTGTGCCCCGCGCTTTATACCTGGTTGCATCCCGACGGGGACCTGCACCCGGATCGATATTCAAATGGCTGGTGGATGCGGGCACTCAAGTTCACCCCTCCGCCCCACGTTCCGTCATTCCTCTTCGGCATTGTGCTCGCGGATCTGAACGAGCGCTTTCCTCTTGAGAACCGATGGCGACTGCTGCTCGGCTTCGCTGGTCTCGGCTCACTCTACTTTGTGCTCTCGAACGGTGATCGACTTCCCTATGTCTTTCTGCACGATGGCTTGCTGATGCCGCTCTTCGGACTGACGATCCTGGGGCTCGCCGGCAAGAACATTCTTGCCCGGCTCTTCGGATTTCTGCCTTTTGTCATGCTCGGGGAAGCCAGCTACTGCCTCTATCTGCTGCACTTCAACTTATGGACGCTGATGCACGATTCAGGGGTGCTGCAGAAGACAGGGCTGGTCCGACTCGATCCCTGGTTCAGCTACCTGTTGCTCGTGCTGGCGGCGGTCATGACCATGAAATGGATTGAACGCCCCGGCCAACGACTGATCCGTCGCCTGGCCAAGGGGTAG
- the pyrH gene encoding UMP kinase yields the protein MYKRVVLKLSGEALAAGRGFGVDVTKIHEIAGEIAEVHKLGVEIAIVVGGGNFFRGVAEQAKHMDRVSADNMGMLATVINALAIQDALEKRGVFCRVMSAIEMNQVCEPYIRRRAVRHLEKGRIVIFAAGTGNPYFSTDTAASLRAMEIKADVLLKATKVDGIYDSDPVINKEAVKFDEITYMEILRLGLKVMDATAVSLCKDNNLPMIIFDMNQPGNIQRVICEEKIGSLVTA from the coding sequence ATGTACAAACGAGTGGTCCTCAAGCTTTCTGGAGAAGCGCTGGCAGCCGGGCGCGGATTTGGCGTGGACGTCACCAAGATCCACGAAATTGCTGGCGAGATCGCCGAAGTCCATAAACTCGGCGTCGAGATTGCCATTGTTGTTGGCGGCGGTAACTTTTTCCGCGGAGTCGCCGAACAAGCCAAGCACATGGATCGGGTGTCCGCCGACAACATGGGCATGCTGGCGACGGTCATCAACGCTCTCGCCATCCAGGATGCTCTGGAAAAGCGAGGCGTATTCTGCCGGGTGATGTCGGCGATTGAGATGAACCAGGTTTGTGAACCATACATTCGCCGCCGCGCTGTGCGGCATCTGGAAAAAGGGCGCATCGTCATCTTCGCCGCCGGTACCGGCAACCCGTATTTCTCGACCGATACCGCTGCTTCGCTGCGGGCCATGGAGATCAAAGCAGACGTATTGTTAAAGGCAACCAAAGTCGACGGCATCTACGACTCCGATCCGGTCATCAATAAAGAAGCTGTGAAATTTGACGAAATAACCTACATGGAAATCCTTCGGCTTGGGTTGAAGGTCATGGATGCAACTGCGGTGAGCTTGTGCAAAGACAACAATCTGCCCATGATCATTTTCGACATGAACCAGCCAGGGAATATCCAGCGGGTGATCTGCGAGGAGAAGATCGGCTCCCTGGTCACGGCCTGA
- the pdxH gene encoding pyridoxamine 5'-phosphate oxidase, translated as MSEELDWDTADPLEIFRLWLSEAETAEPNDANAAALATSTPHGVPSVRMVLVKRIDQRGFCFFTNAESKKGLELAANPVAALCFHWKSLRRQVRVEGRVSELENSEVDAYFHSRSRGSQLGAAVSRQSRPLANRESLVEQVQNFGKEHPGEVPRPEYWRGYCVGGDRIEFWKDGADRLHDRFLFESSAGGWTKTRLYP; from the coding sequence ATGAGTGAGGAATTAGATTGGGACACAGCGGATCCGCTCGAGATCTTTCGGCTGTGGCTCAGCGAAGCGGAGACGGCCGAGCCGAATGATGCGAACGCGGCGGCGCTTGCGACCTCAACGCCACATGGGGTTCCGAGTGTGCGTATGGTCCTGGTCAAGCGGATCGATCAGCGTGGATTCTGCTTCTTCACCAACGCAGAAAGCAAAAAAGGCCTGGAACTGGCGGCGAATCCAGTGGCTGCCCTATGTTTCCACTGGAAGAGCCTGCGTCGCCAGGTACGGGTCGAGGGCCGGGTCTCTGAGCTGGAGAACAGCGAAGTGGATGCCTATTTTCACAGCCGTTCGCGAGGAAGCCAGTTAGGCGCGGCGGTCTCCCGGCAGAGCCGGCCGCTCGCCAATCGAGAATCGTTGGTAGAGCAGGTGCAAAACTTTGGCAAGGAGCATCCCGGAGAGGTGCCTCGACCGGAGTATTGGCGGGGATATTGCGTAGGCGGCGACCGGATTGAGTTTTGGAAGGACGGCGCCGACCGCCTGCATGACCGGTTTCTCTTTGAGTCTTCGGCAGGTGGATGGACGAAGACCCGGCTCTATCCGTGA